The genomic interval TTCAAGTCATTTTTAACCactaaattttctattttttttaaccatctAATCTTTCAATTGTTGGCTTTTAGGAGTGTTATATTATTGTCTTGTATGCACTCTATAAgcatgagtctagtgatgttgTATAAGTAGAGTGAGGCATGGATGGGCTAGTTAACCAAGCCAGAAGGGCCCGAACTATCTGATTAGGCCAACCTGTAAATGACCCGGCCAATAATACTGGCCTACCGGACCAGATTTGCTCAATAGACCCAATAGATCATACATAGGTCATCTTAGGGTGACtaggataaatttatttatcctagcaaagaaagaaagttaACAAAACACCTAAACACCTAAACACCTAAACAATGTGGGACTTAACATGAAtagtataaaatttatttattgttaatatcttttagcaaagaaagaaagttaACAAAACACCTAAAAACCTAGTTCGACATTTGATGatcactattattttttattttataccaacaataaaataaaattttaaaaaatataaaaatatttaagataattttaaataaatcacaataattaaaatttttttgtagttattaatttattttattaaatacttaTTATGAAATGTATTTGACAATATTTTCAAAAGCGCATATTAGTTGGTatgggattaaatttaaatctttttaaaaattattgatttgattaaaaaaatcacttcaCTTGACGATGTGAATTGAAAAGatcttattaaataaaaattttatttttctataaaaaactattaagtATAGAAATCATTTACCTAAAAAGATTTTGAAGTATCAATGGTTCTTTTACAATGAGAAAATGAGATAGTTGTTAACATTATctcataataaatatatttatcctaatttaaattttatttggttaaacaaataaaatatacgtcatataaaaatatatcgcGTTTAATCACTTAAATTAAGAGTACCTCATTTCTTTGATGTTAGGAggatatatttgtaattttgaagtttttatagGTATATATAGGAGTATTTTTGTGTAAGCCAAAATtgtgaatttaaatattatcttaATCAGCtaaattgcataaaaaaaatcaatcaaatatataaataaataaataaataaatacaatgaataatcaggttttctttttaataactACACATGAAATTACAAAACTTGAAAGATTTTGAAGGGCATATCCTCGGGAGCAATTGACATgttctaaaaagtaaaataatttttcttttttttttcttttaaaaaaaaacaactttaagGGTTACAAAGtcaattaattttcaattataaacaAACTCGCATAATACATGAAGgcatatcaagaaaaaaaaacacatcatgaaTACTTCACAAATCCACAAAAATTAATAGCTcactatataattaattaatcaaccaACTCATAAAAGGTTGAAATTACAAAAAGTAAATGAACTGTCACATTGCAAACTCAATTTGCatttaaataaatctattattaaattttactttacatgcatattttaaaaatagaaaagtttaagaattttcttaaacttcaaactccacaaaaatttaactaaaataattttcttatacTATAGacttatatatacatgtatatataatgtGCATTATTTAGgataaaaaatgataacaaCAAAACATCATAGGACTAACTAATTGATTGACCCCAAAAGTGCTTCCTCACATTTctccaatgaaaaaaaaaattggaatatTTGTCCTTAGCCTCCTTGAAGTATTTCAGTCTGTAAAAATTCAATGACTTTCTCATAATTGTATATAATTCCTTGGAATCTTCAAGCAAATACCTTCCCAGTGTAAAGAAAATTGTAGGGAGATTAGGAATATTTCTAGAGAGTTTTCTTCAAAATCATAAGTTTACtgtcattttaaaaaatggcCTTCTGATATCAAAAATTAACATTGTTCTCCCATGCTTCTCTTGCCTTCTCTTTTTTCCTTTAACAGAAGGCTCTTCTGGGacccttttttttctccttttgagAAAGGCACCATATAATCTCAGAGAGCAGGGGTAACATGGACATTTCACAACTTTGGTTAAGACATGGATCAGAGACTCACTAATGTTAGGGAGATTTTTACTTGGGTTTCTTGCATAATCAAAAGATTCTGAAACTAAAACACAATTTCTTATAAACTGCCAATTTTTCTGAACTTTTTATAGTAACTTTAAGAAGTTCATATTTCCTAACACATCAATGGAAGCTTCAGATATCTAAATATCTCacaacttttatttatttaatcagaAATATAGATTAAACTTTGCAGACAGAACATTAAAGTAATAGAAACAGCAGTTACTTCAAGTGCATAAGCAATGAGAAGATCACTATGATTCAGTAGCAAAGATCAGACGAGAAAGCGAAAAGCGAATGAAGATTCATACTCTACCCGTCGGACTGCATGCCCCTCAGAATGTTCAAGATGGAAAGGAACAGGTTCAGAATGTCCAAATAGAGAACAACGGACGCCCAGATGTACTCGTCGTAAGTGAAGCGTTTAATCAAATTGTCTGTGTCATAGACAAGATATGCAGAGAATAAGAGAGCACCCAAACCGCCAACGACGGCAACTGATGCAGATCCGAGTGGGAAGAAGATCTGCAATGGCCAGAGAAGATCATGAATGAACTGTTATCATAAAGAGCATGATACCTTGAGGAAAGCCTCAATGTGAGAACACGTGACAAGAAACATAAGCCTGTTTGCATGACTAAATATGTTCCGTTTATCTGTTTCATAATACTTTGGCAACTTGACATGTAAAATTATGTATCACATTAGATAAATCAACGTGAATATTTAGAAGAtgcatattttgttttcttaagaGTTAAAGATAAAAGGAACGAAGACCACCTGTGTTTAATCTAAAGCTGAgctatgtatttttattaaaaattacaaatagtCACTTAATCAAGTTAAGAATTACAGATTAGTATTGGTATCCTGTCAAGTACCAAGCATCACCACCAGTTATCAAGGCTGATAGACAAAAAATTAATCTAGTttaattttttgggtttttgataCTGCATACGATTAAGTACAAACTATATGCACCATTAGAAGAGTGCCATagaataaacaaagaaaaatcaagtagaaaagcaataaaagaCACTGCAAAACAGTAAGTTACAAGCAATAAGCAGGTTTAAGATCACCACAGGAAGAGGGTCAAACTATCAAAAGAATGGAGAGACATGAACCTTCTAAGGAATGTCTGCTTTGTGATATAAGAAACGGTGTACCTGAAGAAAACTTGTCAATAGGAGAACCATGAGACCGGCAAATAGAATTGGTCCAAGGAAGCTGAAGTCCTTGCCCTTCTTAGAAGCCCAGAAAGTATAACCAGTCAACGATATAACAACACCAGATGTTAAAATCAAAGCCTCAAGGACAAGTCTTCCTGCAAAATCATCATTAGTATAAACAATACAATGATTCATTATATATAAGCTTTGACCACTATTCAAAAATATACTGGAAGGTAACATGAGAACCATAAATGTGCAGCATATACTTAACCTTCAGTATTTGCACAGGCCACACCAATGCTTAGGCTTAGACAAAGAGTAAACAACCCAAGAAACACAAAATTCAGAGGATGCTTTTGCTGATAATGATGAAGAGGGATGAGCACTGCAAAGGAAGATGTAAGTAGATTAGGAAACCTCTTCTCTTGCAAAAAGAAGAGAACATTAGAAGCATCTGGCAAGCATCTGCATAACAACATTTCCATACCAATAGCAAAATATCACAAGATTAGCAGTTAACTATAAATATTATAGTAAAATCACTTTCAGCATATACAGAGAGTAAAAATCATAGAATATGACCTGGAATGTGAAGCATTGTGAAGTGTTTTCTTGGTGCAAAAGAACCCCCACAAAATGTGCCACCGCATTATAACTCAGGTGgcttctaaaaagtaaaaaaaaaatagaagccaaTAACTGAAACTTCATAGACAGATCTCACATCAAGGGACAACCCAACAAATtgtcaatgttttcttttatgtctAGGATTTCACAGATGAAATAGACAATATCTAATAGGCTTTCACCACTCAAGTAGAAGTAGCTCAACTATAATAAAATGGGCATCTCCAGCAATATATGGATCTTAGgttaaaccaaaataaaactaGTCCTTCTAGGTTAAAATTATTTCCATAAACTTTTGTTACTTCAAACTTCAGATATCAACACCGGACATAAACTAACCCATTCTCTATGCTCCAAATCCAATATACTGTCAAGCATGACCAACATATCATAACTATTTTAGTGTGTGAAAGAGGTCAAGGAGGGGAGGCATAATTATACATATCACATAACAGAAATGTCAGCTCCCAGACCTTACCCGTCATAATCTAATTGAAGCTAGTTTAGAGCTCATAAGCATGAAGTTTGTACATTCTTGGGAAAAGTTGATAAATGATACAGTGATAATTGAGTTTATCAATTAAAAGCCACTTGCTTTGATGTTAGGcacacaatgaaaaataaataaataaattatttgaaatgcaATAGAGAAGTCATGTTTGTCATATGAACAACAAAATGCAACTGATAAACGCACAGGCCATGAGTAAACACTAATTGGGATAAATCACCAACGGAAGAGCATCAGATTCGACAATATTCACAGAAAAAAAAGGTCAAATTGGGGATGCTTTCCTAagcaatatttgaaattcagCAAAATTTGCCTAGTAACTACACGCTGCACATTAAAAACTCGTAGTTGTCTCCCCACAGATATAATCCTTCAACCAATGTGCTAAAGATAAATAAACCCTAGAAATGATCTTGAACAAAATATAAAGGACGAACTCCCGCTGGTTGAGagtaattaatgttttcaagaaaattttatcCTAGAAAATAGCAAAAGAAAAATCCTGCCAAATCCTCAGTAATCTCTGATCAGATTAAAGCAAATTCACTAAAGATCTAAAAAAAACACCTTCTCTACCAAAAGGAAATTAATAGGGAAAACTAGTAGAAAATCAACAGCATACGAAAGAATCCCAATCCCATCTCCAAGAAGCAAATAGAAGTAGATCTCATCCAAAACCCCAAATTCCCAATCCAAACACACTCCAAAACCCCAAATCCACAgcgattaagaaaaaaaaacacaaaaccaaTCAAAGATCTGATCAGAAAAAAGgggggaaaggaaaaaaaagtcgAGAGTCATACAAACAAGAGGAAGAATGGCGAGGCCAAAGGCAAGGCCAAAACTATCAGAGAGAAGGGCGTTGAGGGGACGGTGAAGAACGGTGACAGCGGAGACGATGGTCGTGAGGACGATCTGCGCGGTGAGGATGCCATAGACCTTGCGAATGAATCCCCATCGGAGCTCGTTCTCGCCGCGGCTGATGCCGGGGAAGAGCATGCCACCGGCCTCCAAATCGAGCTCCCCCTTCTCCATCTTCGCGTAGCTCGCcatcttcgtcttcgtcttcgtcgtCGATTTGGATTGGAAGAGAAAGGaaataaataggaaaaaaaaaacgcGGGTCTATCGCGTCAGCGGATCGTGACCTTCGAGCTCAGACCATCGTCAACGGTACGTGTGCCTCGAGATTAGTGCTAAGGAATTGAGAGTTTTTGCTTTTACCtccttaaaatattttataattttgttagtgtGTCTTGTGAGAGTTTGATGTATGTTTTTAAAGTGAGAAAATTGATTTTAGTAATTTCTGATATACTCttgcaaaaattttatttatttatatatatgtaattacaaATTTTGAATGACTTAATTTTggtaattgatatttatattaaaagcataataaatatttatattgaggTATAACtcataaatcatattattatatattttttctttattaaataacttcttttttttttctctaactaaaatttactaaaatttaattatctaaataaagattcaatcctttcttttttatttttcttaactttccttcttttcctcttctttttctccttccttttagatttaaaaacctcgtgtaagtaattatttaaaacatggaaatctcatctccaaaaaaattgattaaaaataatttaaataaaaaatttacttgTTTCTAACTTTgccattaaagaaaaaaaatgtttgaccTAATAATTGGATTAATCTCCTTATGAACCCGTAACACAAAATATACATgcacccaaaaaataaaaaataaaaagcacatTCAGAAACCAGTAAAAGTTTCCGAAAGGAGTAACATTAATTAGTGTATATGATCTTAATACCAAACCCAATCAAGATAATAATGTATGGCAAATCATACAAAATCAATTTATCTGAACTTTGTATGAGAGTTTTCATTACACTACAATTTGTAGTTTACTCAATTCTGCGGTGGTGAGTATCAAGAACAAATGAATTCAGTTGTTTGCCGAAAGTCCTGGTAGAGAACTTTTCGTCGACATGCGCCCGTGCTTCCATGCCCATTCTTACTGCCAATTCAGGGTCAGTAATCAGCTGGGACATTGGTTTTGAGAAATCCAGCGGAGTGGGATCGCAGAGAAAACCCGTCACTTTGTCCTTCACTGTCTCCACAGGCCCTCCGCTGTTGCACGCAATCACCGGCTTTTGGGCTGCCATGGCTTCCAAGGGAACAATGCCGAAGTGTTCATCCTGCATTCATAGAATAGGTCAGTCAGGACAACACCAAGGAATGATGTTTAATGAGGGTATCATACTCTGTCCAACTTGGTTTAATTCAATGATGGCATGACATAATATAAACCCATAACAAACTTGAGTCAGATCAATTATGGTGTCAAGTCAAATACTAGATAAAAGCATCAACTGTCATTGACAATTATGGGaatattaaagattttttttttataaagaacaCTAACTGGCTGAACCTCACATAAAAACTTGAAATGTATGCCAATGACAAGAGTGATAAGTTAAGATTACAATCCCTACTGAATTAACTTTTACTTGGACAGCATGGAAGGAAATTTACtcaccaataaaaatttgaGGGTCCTGAGATTGCAAATTGGAGAGATACTGTTGCGCAATTAAATggtacacaaaaaaaaagttgaacaaTCTTATAAAGCAATATCAACAGGGCAGTCATTTTCTCAGAGGACTCTCAAGACTATTTGAATGTGGAAGAGAGACCATGCCATAACACAACATGAACATTCTATTGGTGTCTAACTAATTTACCATGAGCATCACCAAATTTCTTCAAATCTAATAAAATAGATCAACACATTCATGTGAGTCTCCTGGTAACAAGGCAAAAGAATCAAAATCTGAAGCTGTAGAGTTTGTGGTCGATAAGAGTATATAACAACTAAGTGGCACTATCTATAATACCACTAatataatttgatttcattaccTTTGGAGTATAAAGAACACAGATACATTGTGAGAGAAGCATATTCCGTTCTGATGTTGAACAAGATGTAATGAAGTTAACACGATCAGAGATTCCTTCATTTTCTGCCAACTTTTTGAGTTCCTCTAGATACTCCACATTTTCCTTGAGACGTCTATCAAAACCACCTAAACCAACACAAATTCAATGCTTTGAAATAGATCCAGACATTCTTGGTATAGAATTGCTATATATCAGAGTTGATCACTATCACAAATTTACAATGGTAATGTAACCAGGCtaatcattgaaaaataaaattctgaGACAACTAATCGCTGAATAAATTGTTCTCATACTTGCGAACAAAAAATGATGTGTGCACAGTCCAATATCAGTAACCATCACTCAACACTAATTTTGAGGTGGGAAATTGCAAATTGCTGTGGTCAAACATGAATGCAATTTCTAACCATGCCTATTAACTACaaatttttgttcatttatGTGTGATTTAATAGTCTGCTCATTCATAGCAAGTCTTCCTGTAAAGATGCTATTATTCAACTTAACCAACATGTACGTGAGATACTAATGCAAAATAACTCtggaaatttaattaaaaatcaatccaCCTTCAAACATCATTGTTTTGACATTTGATGCCTTTGAAGATGGAAGAGATCAAGCTTTCTGAGGATGTATTCTTGACATTGGAAAGGGGATCATAAAGCTTCACAGGTACATAAGAAGGCAATACAGGATTAAGTTTTCTAGTAGCGTGAATTGCCTGCATAACCCCCTGGCAAATTGATGCACCGTTTTTCCCCTTAGTCATAGCCCGATATCAGATTATCGGCATATCAGTTACTTTCAAAGTAAAGCATATACATTCTTGATATCCTTCTTTATCAACCAAAGGGAAAATCTAGGGCCTTCTGATCTACATCATATGAAATTCATTTTGATGCTCAAGCTTGAGCATCCAAGACCCTGTTctcttgtttattgttttcttcccCAGTAAACTTCAAACAGCTGCTAGAAACAAGAAAAGACAGAGATGATCACCTGCCACTGTCAAGGTAGCTTCAGCTAAACCTTGATCAGGATTAGGAGCTTTGGAAGAATAAAGCAATGCAAAGGATGAAATTGCTAGTTCAaggttcttctttctttcaaagCGATTAATTGAAAGGAAATTCAACCTGAAACGATGATGCATAACATATGATTAGAAAGACTCATATAGATAGTTCTTGTGATGTTATGAAGTTGAATTCACATTAAAAAGATATTAAGAGATATACAAGCTTGTTCGTTACTTATAAGCACATGGTCCATCAAACTGTTTCACATTAACAGCAGGGGAAAGAACAGCTGGTCTGATCCCTCGTAATTGCAGGCCATGGAATGTTGTTGCAAACTGTGCAGCAGTAAATTTGCTATTAACCAAGACCAGGTCTGCCATACCTACAAACAGGCATGATAGTTATCCGAGGCATCAGGTAAGCAGGTAGGAGAAAAAACATATGgttagtaaaagcaacaagaaaaataggaaCAACAATAAACAGTACCAGTTGTTGCTTCTTCAATC from Dioscorea cayenensis subsp. rotundata cultivar TDr96_F1 chromosome 7, TDr96_F1_v2_PseudoChromosome.rev07_lg8_w22 25.fasta, whole genome shotgun sequence carries:
- the LOC120265709 gene encoding alpha-1,3/1,6-mannosyltransferase ALG2 yields the protein MAHAATNSKLKIAIIHPDLGIGGAERLIVDAAVELASFGHKVHVFTAHHDEKRCFEETVSGTFPVTVYGDFLPRHIFYCFHAICAYVRCIFVALCVLFMWPAFDVILVDQVSVVIPLMKLKRLTKIIFYCHFPDLLLAQHTTMLRRIYRKPIDLIEEATTGMADLVLVNSKFTAAQFATTFHGLQLRGIRPAVLSPAVNVKQFDGPCAYKLNFLSINRFERKKNLELAISSFALLYSSKAPNPDQGLAEATLTVAGGFDRRLKENVEYLEELKKLAENEGISDRVNFITSCSTSERNMLLSQCICVLYTPKDEHFGIVPLEAMAAQKPVIACNSGGPVETVKDKVTGFLCDPTPLDFSKPMSQLITDPELAVRMGMEARAHVDEKFSTRTFGKQLNSFVLDTHHRRIE
- the LOC120265449 gene encoding BI1-like protein, with translation MASYAKMEKGELDLEAGGMLFPGISRGENELRWGFIRKVYGILTAQIVLTTIVSAVTVLHRPLNALLSDSFGLAFGLAILPLVLLIPLHHYQQKHPLNFVFLGLFTLCLSLSIGVACANTEGRLVLEALILTSGVVISLTGYTFWASKKGKDFSFLGPILFAGLMVLLLTSFLQIFFPLGSASVAVVGGLGALLFSAYLVYDTDNLIKRFTYDEYIWASVVLYLDILNLFLSILNILRGMQSDG